CGGCGAGACTGGAGCCCGGTGATTCCACGGGCAGACGTCCTGGCACAGATCACAACCAAACAGCCAGTCACCAATTCCATCACGTAGTTCGATCGGAATTGAACTACGCAGTTCAATCGTCAGATAGGAAATACAGCGGCGTGCATCGAGGACGTACGGAGCCTGAAATGCGTCCGTGGGACAGACGTCGAGACATCGCGTACACGTTCCACAATGGGACGTTTCGTGGGGACGATCCGGTTCGAGCTCAAGATCTGTCAACAACGCCGCCAAGAGGAACCAGCTTCCCGCACGCTTGTTGATCAGCATTGTGTTCTTGCCAAACCAGCCGAGTCCCGCAAGTCTCGCGAAATCTCGTTCAAGCAACGGCGCAGTATCCACAACACCGCGCGTCCGACAGCCGGGGTTCAATTCGTGCAGCAGGTCGGCCAATTGCTTCAGCTTTCCCCGCAGCAGGTCATGATAGTCGACGGACCCTTGCGCATAGCGGGCAACCTGTGCCGGGTTTTCCGAAAGGGATTTTCGTTCGGGGACCGAGCGAGGCGGCGTCGTGTTGTAGTTCATCCCCAGCATCACGACGCTTCGCACATTGGGCATGACATGACTGGGATGTTCGTACGCTGCCGCGCGGCGAGGCAGATACTGCATCTCACCCGCAAATCCTTCCGCGATCCAATCAGAGAAGTGGACGAATCCGAGCGGCGATACGGCAGGAGCCATTCCGACCAAATCAAACCCCAAGCGGCCAGCTTCCACCTTCAGAGCATCTGACAGCGCTGCGGGATCTGTCATCGGCGATTGCGATTTGTCGCTGGGCATGACCTTCTAACAACTTAGCAGGATTCGAAAAATTGACTGGCGGAGCACCTGATTGACAGATTTTGCTCGACAACCAAGTGACTCGTGAATGAATGCAAATCAATGCCGTATGGAAGGTTCCGGCAGATTCTGCCGGAATTGAGTTGGATTGTTCGACGCAGATTCTCGTTCGGACCAATCCTGGTATCAAGATCTCTGTTGTGTGACTCGATTCACGGCAACGACCGCTTGAGCAACTTACTCAAACTTCCCAATCGGTATGACCGTGAATCGCCCGGACTGACATCTTAACGTAATCTGACCGGTCGTTACGAACCGCCAAGTTTACGCGACCTGCCGATCATGTATTTTGCGGTTGGTATCTTCGTGGAGTTCAGATCGGCAGGACTTGCTGCTCATGCCGCACGATTGACCGCACAGTAGAATTGCAGCGAAGGACACACGGCAATCACCTCAAGTTGCGACTTGAAATGCGCGCCGTGTTGCTTCTACGGGGACAGGATGTCTCTCAGAAAACGTGCCACGACGGCGCGGCCAACCGGTTTCGTGACCCGACCCGTGGAGACGAGGTGGCCATGCCGATCCTACGCAGCAGTCCCGTTTTTCTAAAGCCAATGCCTTTGTTCGCACCCAATTCATCACGGCTTTTTTCTCGGATTCGTGGCCGACACCGGCGGGGCGTCATCTGCCGAGCCGTCGTCTTCGTCGTCGCGCTTTGGGGAAGCCTCCCAGTATTCTGCAATGATGAACCGGTGACCGAGAAGGAACGGCGTTCGGCCGCGGTCGCCCTGAACTATAGCCGTGCGTCATTGCATCGAATTCGCCGCAATCCATCGGTACGGGTGATGCTTGAGGAGCAAGAGAAGATCCTCAACCATCTCGACCTGAACGGAATCGCCGATGAAGAAGTGATGAAGCTGTATTCGTCCGTGCTCGACGAGATTTCTCAAGTTCAGATTGCGGACCGCGAACGCGTGGTCCTGAGGGAACGATACAATCGGG
This genomic interval from Schlesneria paludicola DSM 18645 contains the following:
- the queG gene encoding tRNA epoxyqueuosine(34) reductase QueG, producing MTDPAALSDALKVEAGRLGFDLVGMAPAVSPLGFVHFSDWIAEGFAGEMQYLPRRAAAYEHPSHVMPNVRSVVMLGMNYNTTPPRSVPERKSLSENPAQVARYAQGSVDYHDLLRGKLKQLADLLHELNPGCRTRGVVDTAPLLERDFARLAGLGWFGKNTMLINKRAGSWFLLAALLTDLELEPDRPHETSHCGTCTRCLDVCPTDAFQAPYVLDARRCISYLTIELRSSIPIELRDGIGDWLFGCDLCQDVCPWNHRAPVSPEPGFQPLPELTPVNAASLLAISEVEFKRRFKASPLGRPGWDGLRRNAAIVLGNSRDPRVLPVLVAQAEDPSPLVSEAVRWAIDKLKQVEQI